From the Pseudomonas sp. SORT22 genome, one window contains:
- a CDS encoding FAD-binding oxidoreductase, with protein MNAGVQQPASHTASYYAASSAPQADYPQLQGELSCDVCIVGGGFSGLNTAIELAERGLNVILLEARKIGWGASGRNGGQLIRGVGHGLEQFTSILGCDGVRELKLMGLEAVDIVRERIERHSIECDLTWGYCDLANKPRDLQGFAEDAEELRNLGYRHELRLVAPEQMHSVVGSDRYVGGLIDMGSGHLHPLNLALGEAVVAGKLGVRLFEQSAVTRIDYGQQVRVHTAQGSVLASTLVLGCNAYLNDLNPELGGKVLPAGSYIIATEPLSEAQASQLLPQNMAVCDQRVALDYYRLSADRRLLFGGACHYSGRDPQDIAAYMRPKMLKVFPQLADVRIDYQWGGMIGIGANRLPQIGRLPNQPNVYFAQAYSGHGLNATHLAGRLLGEAISGQHSGRFDLFARVPHITFPGGKHLRSPLLALGMLWHRMKELV; from the coding sequence ATGAACGCCGGCGTTCAGCAGCCCGCCTCGCACACCGCTTCCTACTACGCTGCCAGCAGCGCCCCACAAGCGGATTATCCACAGCTGCAGGGCGAACTGAGTTGCGACGTCTGTATTGTCGGCGGTGGTTTTTCCGGGCTGAACACGGCGATCGAACTGGCCGAGCGCGGCCTCAATGTGATCCTGCTGGAAGCGCGCAAAATCGGCTGGGGCGCCAGTGGGCGTAACGGCGGGCAGCTTATTCGTGGCGTCGGCCACGGCCTTGAGCAGTTCACGTCGATCCTTGGTTGCGACGGCGTGCGCGAGCTCAAGCTGATGGGCCTGGAAGCGGTAGACATCGTCCGCGAGCGTATCGAGCGGCACAGCATAGAGTGCGACCTGACCTGGGGTTACTGCGACCTGGCCAACAAACCGCGCGACCTGCAAGGTTTCGCCGAGGATGCCGAAGAACTGCGCAACCTCGGTTACCGCCACGAGCTACGCCTGGTAGCGCCGGAGCAGATGCACAGCGTGGTCGGCTCGGACCGCTACGTTGGCGGCTTGATCGACATGGGCTCCGGGCATTTGCACCCGCTCAACCTGGCCCTGGGCGAGGCCGTGGTGGCTGGCAAGCTGGGCGTGCGCCTGTTCGAGCAGTCTGCGGTGACGCGCATCGACTATGGCCAACAGGTGCGCGTGCACACCGCGCAAGGTTCGGTATTGGCCAGCACCCTGGTGCTCGGTTGCAACGCCTACCTTAACGACCTGAACCCCGAACTCGGTGGCAAGGTGCTGCCCGCCGGCAGCTACATCATCGCCACCGAGCCTCTGAGCGAAGCCCAGGCCAGCCAGTTGCTGCCGCAAAACATGGCCGTCTGCGACCAGCGCGTGGCCCTCGATTACTACCGCCTGTCGGCCGATCGCCGGCTGCTGTTTGGCGGTGCCTGTCATTACTCCGGACGCGATCCGCAAGACATCGCCGCCTACATGCGGCCGAAAATGCTCAAGGTGTTCCCGCAGCTCGCCGATGTGCGCATCGACTATCAATGGGGTGGAATGATCGGCATCGGTGCCAATCGCCTGCCGCAGATCGGCCGCCTACCCAACCAGCCCAACGTGTACTTCGCCCAAGCGTATTCCGGCCATGGCCTGAATGCCACGCACCTGGCCGGCAGGCTGCTCGGTGAAGCCATCAGTGGCCAGCACAGCGGGCGCTTCGACTTGTTCGCACGGGTGCCGCACATCACCTTCCCGGGCGGCAAACACCTGCGCTCGCCGCTGCTGGCTCTGGGCATGCTCTGGCATCGGATGAAAGAGCTGGTCTAA
- the dadA gene encoding D-amino acid dehydrogenase, which translates to MRVLVLGSGVIGTASAYYLARQGFEVVVVDRQPAVAMETSFANAGQVSPGYASPWAAPGVPLKAIKWLLERHAPLAIKATADIDQYLWMAQMLRNCTANRYAVNKERMVRLSEYSRDCLDELRAETGIAYEGRTLGTTQLFRTQAQLDNAAKDIAVLEQSGVPYEVLDREGIARVEPALANVTDILAGALRLPNDQTGDCQLFTTRLAEMAIKLGVEFRFGQDIQRLDYAGDRINGVWIDGKLETADRYVLALGSYSPQLLKPLGIKAPVYPLKGYSLTVPITDPAMAPTSTILDETYKVAITRFDNRIRVGGMAEIAGFDLSLNPRRRETLEMIVNDLYPRGGDLSQASFWTGLRPTTPDGTPIVGATPFRNLFLNTGHGTLGWTMACGSGRLLADLIARKKPQISAEGLDISRYGKHQEPAKHVSPAPAHQ; encoded by the coding sequence ATGCGAGTTCTGGTACTTGGTAGCGGTGTGATCGGAACCGCCAGTGCCTACTATCTGGCACGGCAAGGGTTCGAAGTCGTCGTGGTCGACCGTCAACCGGCAGTCGCCATGGAAACCAGCTTTGCCAACGCCGGCCAGGTCTCGCCTGGTTACGCTTCGCCCTGGGCTGCCCCGGGCGTGCCGCTCAAGGCCATCAAGTGGCTGCTGGAGCGCCACGCGCCCCTGGCCATCAAGGCCACCGCCGACATCGACCAGTACCTGTGGATGGCGCAAATGCTGCGCAACTGCACCGCCAACCGTTACGCGGTGAACAAGGAGCGCATGGTGCGCCTGTCCGAGTACAGCCGTGACTGCCTCGACGAGCTGCGCGCCGAAACCGGCATTGCCTACGAAGGCCGTACCCTGGGTACTACCCAGCTGTTCCGCACCCAGGCGCAACTGGACAACGCCGCCAAGGACATCGCCGTCCTCGAGCAGTCCGGCGTGCCGTACGAAGTCCTCGACCGCGAAGGCATTGCCCGCGTCGAGCCGGCCCTGGCCAACGTGACCGATATCCTTGCCGGCGCCCTGCGCCTGCCCAACGACCAGACTGGCGACTGCCAGCTGTTCACTACCCGCCTGGCGGAAATGGCGATCAAGCTTGGTGTCGAGTTCCGCTTTGGCCAGGACATTCAGCGCCTGGACTACGCCGGTGATCGCATCAACGGTGTATGGATCGACGGCAAGCTGGAAACCGCCGACCGCTACGTGCTGGCCCTGGGCAGCTACTCGCCGCAGTTGCTCAAGCCGTTGGGCATCAAGGCCCCGGTCTACCCGCTCAAAGGCTACTCGCTGACCGTGCCGATCACCGATCCGGCCATGGCCCCGACCTCGACCATTCTCGACGAAACCTACAAGGTCGCGATCACCCGTTTCGACAACCGCATCCGCGTCGGCGGCATGGCTGAAATCGCCGGTTTCGACCTGTCGCTGAACCCGCGTCGGCGCGAAACCCTGGAGATGATCGTCAACGACCTTTATCCTCGTGGCGGCGACCTGAGCCAGGCCAGTTTCTGGACCGGCCTGCGCCCGACCACCCCGGACGGTACGCCGATCGTCGGTGCTACCCCGTTCCGTAACCTGTTCCTCAACACCGGTCACGGTACCCTGGGTTGGACCATGGCCTGCGGTTCCGGTCGCCTGCTGGCCGACCTGATTGCGCGCAAGAAGCCGCAAATCAGCGCTGAAGGCCTCGATATCTCTCGCTACGGAAAACACCAGGAGCCTGCCAAGCATGTCAGTCCAGCGCCAGCTCACCAATGA
- a CDS encoding acetyl-CoA hydrolase/transferase C-terminal domain-containing protein encodes MAYSCSIDDAVDQVLARLPAHIHMGLPLGLGKPNRFVNALYARIRQLPERQLTIYTALSLGRPDLGDGLQRRFLEPFIERVFADYLELDYLHDLRRDQLPANIRVEQFFMQPGSLLHSTMAQQDYVSSNYSHAARDINAKGLNLVAQLVAEDPAHPGQLSLSCNPDITLDLLPMIARRRAAGETILMLGQVHAELPYMPGASELPRDDFDLLIDRPENTRLFSTPNMPVTTQDHFIGLHASTLVRDGGTLQIGIGAMGDALTAGLLARQADSEAYQALLADINLTPWHSLIEREGGLQPFARGLYGCSEMFVNGLLALVEAGIIRRPVYPDESRQQAANNGELDDQGVLVHGGFFLGPQAFYQRLREMPPSQRKRFAMSAISYINELYGQESLKRLQRRDARFINTVFTMTLMGAGVADQLEDGRVLSGVGGQYNFVAQGHALEGARSILLLRSWRESGGEVSSNLVWEYGHCTIPRHLRDIVVTEYGIADLRGQTDAEVIARLLAITDSRFQPELIERAQKAGKLPKDFCLAPRFSDNTPQRLQALRDRHARLFPEYPLGSDFTAEERDLLRALNWLKSKFKLSEVLELGKAALDAPAPEAFPAQLARMNLAQPQGLKEDLYQRLLLAGLQATAFN; translated from the coding sequence ATGGCGTACAGCTGTTCGATCGACGATGCCGTAGACCAGGTGCTGGCGCGCCTGCCCGCGCATATCCACATGGGCCTGCCGCTGGGGCTGGGCAAGCCCAACCGCTTCGTCAACGCCCTGTATGCGCGAATCCGCCAGTTGCCCGAGCGGCAACTGACCATTTACACCGCTTTGAGCCTGGGCCGCCCGGACCTGGGCGACGGCTTGCAGCGGCGCTTTCTTGAGCCCTTCATCGAGCGGGTGTTCGCCGACTACCTTGAGCTGGACTACCTGCATGACCTGCGCCGCGACCAGTTGCCGGCCAACATCCGTGTCGAGCAGTTCTTCATGCAACCCGGCAGCCTGTTGCACAGCACCATGGCCCAGCAGGACTACGTCAGCAGCAACTACAGCCATGCCGCCCGCGATATCAACGCCAAGGGCTTGAACCTGGTGGCGCAGCTGGTAGCCGAAGATCCGGCACATCCCGGCCAGTTGAGCCTGAGCTGCAACCCGGACATCACCCTCGACCTGCTGCCAATGATTGCCCGCCGCCGGGCAGCCGGCGAAACCATCCTCATGCTCGGCCAGGTGCATGCCGAACTGCCGTACATGCCGGGCGCGTCCGAGCTGCCCCGGGATGACTTCGACCTGCTGATCGACCGCCCGGAAAACACCCGGTTGTTCTCCACGCCGAACATGCCGGTGACCACCCAGGACCATTTCATCGGCCTGCATGCCAGCACCCTGGTGCGCGATGGCGGCACCCTGCAGATCGGCATTGGTGCCATGGGCGATGCGCTGACCGCAGGGTTGCTGGCGCGACAGGCTGACAGCGAGGCGTACCAGGCATTGCTGGCAGATATCAACCTGACGCCCTGGCATAGCCTGATCGAACGCGAAGGCGGCCTCCAGCCCTTTGCCCGCGGCCTGTACGGCTGCAGCGAAATGTTCGTCAACGGCCTGCTGGCACTGGTCGAAGCCGGAATTATCCGCCGCCCGGTGTACCCGGACGAGTCGCGCCAGCAGGCGGCCAACAACGGCGAGCTGGATGACCAGGGTGTGCTAGTGCATGGCGGCTTCTTTCTTGGCCCTCAGGCGTTTTACCAGCGCCTGCGGGAAATGCCGCCAAGCCAGCGCAAACGCTTCGCCATGAGCGCCATCAGCTACATCAACGAGCTGTATGGCCAGGAGTCGCTCAAGCGCCTGCAGCGCCGGGATGCGCGCTTTATCAATACGGTGTTCACCATGACCTTGATGGGCGCCGGGGTCGCCGACCAGCTGGAAGACGGCCGGGTGCTCAGCGGGGTCGGCGGGCAGTACAACTTCGTTGCCCAGGGCCATGCCCTGGAAGGCGCGCGTTCGATCCTGCTGCTGCGCAGCTGGCGTGAGTCAGGCGGCGAGGTCAGTTCCAACCTGGTCTGGGAATACGGCCATTGCACCATTCCCCGCCACCTGCGCGATATCGTCGTCACCGAATACGGAATCGCCGACCTGCGCGGGCAGACCGATGCCGAGGTGATTGCCCGTTTGCTGGCGATCACGGACTCGCGCTTTCAGCCCGAACTGATCGAGCGGGCGCAGAAAGCCGGCAAGTTGCCCAAGGACTTTTGCCTGGCCCCGCGCTTCAGCGACAACACCCCGCAGCGTTTGCAGGCGCTGCGTGACCGCCATGCACGGTTGTTCCCCGAGTATCCACTGGGCAGTGATTTCACCGCCGAGGAGCGCGATTTGCTGCGGGCGCTGAACTGGCTGAAGAGCAAGTTCAAGTTGAGCGAGGTGCTGGAGCTGGGCAAGGCGGCGCTGGATGCACCGGCGCCCGAGGCGTTTCCTGCGCAGTTGGCGCGGATGAACCTGGCGCAGCCGCAGGGGCTGAAGGAAGATCTGTATCAGCGGCTGTTGCTGGCGGGGTTGCAGGCGACAGCTTTTAACTGA
- a CDS encoding xanthine phosphoribosyltransferase — protein MEALHQKIREEGIVLSDQVLKVDAFLNHQIDPALMQLIGDEFARRFADSGITKIVTIEASGIAPAVMTGLKLGVPVIFARKHQSLTLTENLLVASVYSFTKQTENTVAISPRHLNSSDRVLVIDDFLANGKASQALISIIKQAGATVAGLGIVIEKSFQGGRAELDSQGYRVESLARVKSLKDGVVTFIE, from the coding sequence GTGGAAGCACTGCACCAGAAGATTCGCGAAGAAGGCATCGTGCTTTCCGATCAGGTTCTCAAAGTCGATGCGTTTCTCAACCATCAGATCGACCCTGCGCTGATGCAACTGATTGGCGACGAGTTCGCCCGCCGGTTTGCCGATTCGGGCATCACCAAGATCGTCACCATCGAAGCCTCGGGCATTGCCCCGGCGGTGATGACCGGCCTGAAACTGGGCGTCCCGGTGATTTTCGCGCGCAAGCACCAGTCGCTGACCCTGACCGAAAACCTGCTGGTGGCTTCGGTGTATTCCTTCACCAAGCAGACTGAGAACACCGTGGCGATCTCCCCGCGCCACCTCAACAGCAGCGACCGCGTGCTGGTGATCGACGACTTCCTGGCCAACGGCAAAGCCTCCCAGGCGCTGATCTCGATCATCAAGCAAGCCGGCGCCACTGTTGCCGGCCTGGGTATCGTCATCGAGAAATCGTTCCAGGGCGGTCGCGCCGAGCTGGACAGCCAGGGCTACCGCGTTGAATCGCTGGCCCGGGTCAAGTCGCTGAAAGATGGCGTGGTTACTTTCATCGAGTAA
- a CDS encoding DUF1127 domain-containing protein, with the protein MSGMSDVRLKLYAEELSREQRTQLFSAPTGLSRWGLMAHRWHTRRALLALDAAQLRDVGLTPEQAREEGLKPFWRS; encoded by the coding sequence ATGAGCGGCATGAGCGATGTGCGCCTGAAACTGTATGCCGAAGAACTGAGCCGCGAGCAGCGTACCCAGCTGTTCAGTGCGCCCACCGGTCTCAGTCGCTGGGGCCTGATGGCGCACCGTTGGCATACCCGCAGGGCACTACTGGCGCTGGACGCAGCGCAACTGCGCGACGTCGGCCTGACTCCTGAGCAGGCCCGCGAGGAAGGCTTGAAGCCGTTCTGGCGGTCTTAG
- a CDS encoding RidA family protein: MSVQRQLTNERMSQIVTHNGTVYLAGQVGDDMNAGIEQQTRETLANIERLLDLAGTDKSRLLSVTIYLKDIDAHFQGMNAVWDKWLPKGVAPARATVEAKLCEPEILIELSVVAALP, encoded by the coding sequence ATGTCAGTCCAGCGCCAGCTCACCAATGAGCGCATGAGCCAGATCGTTACCCACAACGGCACCGTGTACCTCGCGGGCCAGGTCGGTGACGACATGAACGCCGGGATCGAGCAGCAAACCCGCGAGACCCTGGCCAACATCGAGCGCCTGCTGGACCTGGCCGGCACCGACAAGAGCCGCCTGCTTTCGGTGACCATCTATCTCAAGGACATCGACGCGCATTTTCAGGGCATGAACGCGGTGTGGGACAAGTGGCTGCCAAAAGGCGTCGCCCCGGCCCGTGCCACCGTTGAAGCCAAGCTGTGCGAGCCGGAAATCCTTATCGAGCTGTCGGTGGTCGCCGCACTGCCGTAA
- a CDS encoding PLP-dependent aminotransferase family protein gives MTLYINLAELLGARIEQGLYRPGDRLPSVRALSIEHGVSLSTVQQAYRLLEDNGLAAPRPKSGYFVPNNRSLPALPDVSRPAQRPVDISQWEQVIELIRSEPNKNVVQLGRGMPDIDSPTLKPLLRSLAQLSRRQDMPGLYYDTISGTRALREQIARLMLDSGCTVSPADLVVTTGCHEALSSSIRAVCQPGDIVAVDSPSFHGAMQTLKGLGMKALEIPTDPLTGISLEALELALEQWPIKLIQITPNCNNPLGYIMPEARKKALLTLAQRFDVAILEDDVYGDLAYTYPRPRTIKSFDEDGRVLLCSSFSKTLAPGLRIGWAAPGRYLERVLHMKYISTGCTATQPQLAIADFIEGGHYQPHLRRMRSQYQRGRDQMSDWVTRYFPPGTRASRPQGGFMLWVELPESFDTLRLNRALLGQGVQIAVGSIFSASGKYRNCLRMNFAARPSAEIEAAVRKVGETAIRLLAQEHGAG, from the coding sequence ATGACGTTGTACATCAACCTCGCCGAGCTGCTCGGTGCCCGTATCGAACAAGGCCTATACCGTCCCGGCGACCGCTTGCCTTCGGTACGCGCCCTGAGCATCGAACATGGTGTCAGCCTGAGCACGGTGCAGCAGGCCTATCGCCTGCTGGAAGACAACGGCCTGGCCGCACCACGGCCAAAATCCGGCTACTTCGTGCCCAACAACCGCAGCCTGCCCGCCCTCCCCGATGTCAGCCGCCCGGCACAACGGCCGGTGGATATTTCCCAATGGGAGCAGGTCATCGAGCTGATCCGCAGCGAGCCGAATAAAAACGTGGTGCAACTGGGCCGCGGCATGCCCGATATCGACAGCCCGACTCTCAAGCCGCTGCTGCGCAGCCTGGCCCAGCTCAGCCGGCGCCAGGACATGCCCGGCCTGTATTACGACACCATCTCTGGCACCCGCGCCCTGCGCGAGCAGATCGCCCGGCTGATGCTCGACTCCGGCTGCACTGTGAGCCCGGCCGACCTGGTGGTGACTACCGGTTGCCACGAAGCGCTGTCGAGCAGCATCCGCGCGGTGTGCCAGCCTGGCGATATCGTCGCGGTGGATTCGCCCAGCTTTCATGGCGCCATGCAAACCCTCAAGGGCCTGGGCATGAAGGCCCTGGAGATCCCCACCGACCCGCTCACCGGGATCAGCCTCGAAGCCCTGGAACTGGCCCTGGAGCAATGGCCGATCAAGCTCATCCAGATCACCCCGAACTGCAACAACCCGCTCGGCTACATCATGCCCGAGGCGCGCAAGAAGGCCTTGCTGACCCTGGCGCAACGCTTCGACGTAGCGATCCTGGAAGACGATGTGTATGGCGACCTTGCCTACACCTATCCCAGACCGCGGACCATCAAGTCGTTCGACGAGGACGGTCGAGTGCTGCTCTGCAGCTCGTTCTCCAAGACCCTGGCGCCAGGCCTGCGCATTGGCTGGGCGGCCCCGGGACGGTATCTGGAGCGGGTGCTGCACATGAAGTACATCAGCACCGGCTGCACCGCCACCCAGCCGCAACTGGCAATTGCCGACTTCATCGAAGGCGGCCACTACCAGCCGCACCTGCGGCGCATGCGCAGCCAGTACCAGCGCGGGCGCGACCAGATGAGCGACTGGGTTACCCGCTACTTTCCACCGGGCACCCGCGCCAGCCGGCCCCAGGGTGGTTTCATGCTGTGGGTGGAATTGCCGGAAAGTTTCGACACGCTGCGCCTGAACCGGGCTTTACTTGGGCAGGGCGTGCAGATTGCTGTCGGCAGTATTTTCTCGGCCTCGGGCAAGTACCGTAACTGCCTGCGGATGAACTTCGCCGCACGCCCCAGTGCCGAAATCGAAGCGGCAGTGCGCAAGGTTGGCGAAACCGCCATTCGTCTACTGGCCCAGGAGCACGGCGCCGGGTAA
- a CDS encoding cupin domain-containing protein encodes MDVGERLQAIRKLKGLSQRELAKRAGVTNSTISMIEKNSVSPSISSLRKVLSGIPMSMVEFFSEELQPENPTQIVYKAHELIDISDGAVTMKLVGKAHPSRAIAFLNEVYPPGADTGEEMLTHDGEETGILLEGRLELVVGLETFILEAGDSYYFESTKPHRFRNPYDEPARLISAATPANF; translated from the coding sequence TTGGACGTCGGTGAACGACTGCAAGCCATACGCAAGCTCAAGGGCCTGTCACAGCGTGAACTCGCCAAACGTGCGGGCGTCACCAACAGCACCATCTCGATGATCGAGAAGAACAGCGTCAGCCCTTCCATCAGCTCGTTGCGCAAGGTGTTGAGCGGTATTCCGATGTCCATGGTCGAGTTCTTTTCCGAAGAGCTGCAACCGGAAAACCCCACCCAGATCGTCTACAAGGCTCACGAGCTGATCGACATTTCGGACGGCGCGGTGACCATGAAACTGGTCGGCAAGGCGCACCCGAGCCGGGCCATTGCCTTTCTCAACGAGGTTTATCCACCGGGTGCCGACACCGGCGAAGAAATGCTCACCCACGACGGCGAAGAGACCGGCATCCTTCTTGAAGGTCGTCTCGAACTGGTAGTAGGCCTGGAAACTTTCATCCTCGAAGCGGGCGACAGCTACTATTTTGAAAGTACCAAGCCGCACCGTTTCCGCAATCCTTACGATGAGCCGGCCCGGCTGATCAGCGCGGCGACTCCGGCCAACTTCTAG
- a CDS encoding YkgJ family cysteine cluster protein — MSCNSHKIRFLREQIPSFECVPGCHDCCGPVTTSSEEMARLPRKSAAEQEAALAELNCVHLGPNGCTVYEERPLICRLFGTTPKLPCPNGRGPAEMIDPQAEKLVHQYIASTRQVLV; from the coding sequence ATGAGTTGCAACAGCCACAAGATCCGCTTCCTGCGCGAGCAGATCCCGTCGTTTGAATGTGTGCCGGGCTGTCACGACTGTTGCGGGCCGGTCACCACTTCGTCAGAAGAAATGGCCCGCCTGCCGCGCAAGAGTGCCGCCGAGCAGGAAGCCGCGCTGGCGGAACTGAACTGCGTGCACCTGGGCCCCAACGGTTGCACCGTGTACGAAGAGCGGCCGCTGATCTGCCGCCTGTTCGGTACCACGCCGAAGCTGCCATGCCCCAATGGCCGCGGCCCGGCCGAGATGATCGATCCGCAGGCCGAGAAGCTGGTCCACCAGTACATCGCCAGCACCCGCCAGGTGCTGGTCTGA
- the alr gene encoding alanine racemase yields MRPARALIDLQALRHNYQLARELTGAKALAVIKADAYGHGAVRCALALEQHADGFAVACIEEALELRAAGIKPPVLLLEGFFEASELQLIAEHDLWCVVHSLWQLEAIEQAHLSKPITVWLKLDSGMHRVGLHAKDYQAAYQRLLASGKVARIVLMSHFARADELDSEASNEQLAVFQAARQGLSAEVSLRNSPAVLGWPNMPSDWVRPGLMLYGATPFEVPQAQAARLQPVMTVQSRVISVRELPAGEPVGYGAKFVSPRPTRVGVVAMGYADGYPRQAPNGTPVLVAGKRTQLIGRVSMDMLCIDLTDVPEAGLGSPVELWGKNVLASEVAMHAGNIPYQIFCNLKRVPLDYSGD; encoded by the coding sequence ATGCGTCCCGCCCGTGCCCTGATCGATCTTCAAGCCCTGCGTCACAACTATCAACTTGCCCGCGAACTGACCGGAGCCAAAGCCCTGGCCGTGATCAAGGCCGATGCCTATGGTCACGGTGCCGTGCGTTGCGCCCTGGCCCTGGAGCAGCACGCCGATGGTTTTGCCGTGGCCTGCATCGAAGAGGCGCTGGAGCTGCGCGCAGCCGGGATCAAGCCGCCGGTGCTGTTGCTCGAAGGCTTCTTTGAAGCCAGCGAACTGCAACTGATCGCCGAGCATGACCTGTGGTGCGTGGTGCATTCGCTGTGGCAACTGGAGGCTATCGAACAGGCGCACCTGAGCAAGCCGATTACAGTCTGGCTCAAGCTCGACTCGGGCATGCACCGGGTTGGCCTGCATGCCAAGGACTACCAGGCCGCGTACCAGCGCCTGCTGGCCAGCGGCAAGGTTGCGCGCATTGTGCTGATGAGCCACTTCGCCCGTGCCGATGAGCTCGACAGCGAGGCCAGCAACGAACAACTGGCGGTATTTCAGGCCGCACGCCAGGGCTTGAGCGCCGAGGTCAGCCTGCGCAACTCGCCGGCCGTGCTCGGTTGGCCGAACATGCCCAGCGACTGGGTGCGCCCGGGCCTGATGCTGTACGGCGCTACGCCGTTCGAAGTGCCCCAGGCTCAAGCGGCGCGCCTGCAGCCGGTGATGACCGTGCAATCACGGGTGATCAGCGTGCGTGAGCTGCCAGCCGGCGAGCCGGTAGGCTACGGTGCCAAGTTTGTCAGCCCGCGGCCGACCCGGGTTGGTGTGGTGGCCATGGGTTACGCCGATGGCTACCCGCGCCAGGCGCCAAACGGTACGCCGGTGCTGGTGGCCGGCAAACGTACCCAGCTGATTGGCCGGGTATCGATGGACATGCTCTGCATTGACCTCACCGACGTGCCTGAAGCGGGCCTCGGCAGCCCGGTGGAACTGTGGGGCAAAAACGTGCTGGCCAGCGAAGTGGCCATGCACGCTGGCAACATCCCTTACCAGATTTTCTGCAACCTCAAGCGCGTACCGCTGGACTACAGCGGCGATTAA
- the dadR gene encoding transcriptional regulator DadR produces MRTQHQSKRELDKIDRNILRILQADGRISFTELGEKVGLSTTPCTERVRRLEREGIIMGYNARLNPQHLKGSLLVFVEISLDYKSGDTFEEFRRAVLKLPHVLECHLVSGDFDYLVKARISEMASYRKLLGDILLKLPHVRESKSYIVMEEVKESLNLPIPD; encoded by the coding sequence ATGAGAACCCAGCACCAAAGCAAGCGTGAACTGGACAAGATCGACCGCAATATTCTGCGCATCCTGCAGGCCGATGGACGCATCTCGTTTACTGAACTGGGCGAAAAGGTCGGCCTGTCGACCACCCCCTGCACCGAGCGGGTCCGGCGCCTGGAGCGCGAAGGGATCATCATGGGCTACAACGCCCGGCTCAATCCGCAGCACTTGAAGGGCAGCCTGCTGGTGTTCGTCGAGATCAGCCTCGACTACAAGTCGGGCGACACTTTCGAAGAGTTCCGACGTGCCGTGCTGAAGTTGCCGCACGTGCTCGAGTGCCACCTGGTCTCGGGCGACTTCGATTACCTGGTCAAGGCGCGGATTTCCGAGATGGCCTCGTACCGCAAGCTGCTTGGCGACATCCTGCTCAAGCTGCCGCATGTGCGCGAGTCGAAGAGCTACATCGTCATGGAAGAGGTGAAGGAAAGCCTCAACCTGCCGATTCCGGACTGA
- a CDS encoding c-type cytochrome, with product MLAVPAAVLALWAVSAQAATNDDIAKRLEPVGQVCVQGQECKGMEVAASAAGGGAKTPDEIIAKHCNACHGSGLLGAPKIGDTAAWKERSDHQGGLDGILAKAITGINAMPPKGTCADCSDDDLMGAIKKMSGL from the coding sequence ATGCTGGCCGTACCAGCTGCCGTATTGGCCCTTTGGGCAGTCAGCGCTCAAGCTGCGACCAACGACGACATCGCCAAGCGACTGGAACCGGTCGGCCAGGTGTGTGTTCAGGGGCAGGAATGCAAGGGAATGGAAGTCGCAGCCTCTGCTGCTGGCGGCGGTGCCAAGACCCCGGATGAAATCATCGCCAAGCACTGCAATGCTTGCCATGGCAGTGGCCTGCTCGGCGCGCCGAAAATCGGCGATACCGCCGCCTGGAAAGAGCGCTCCGACCACCAGGGTGGTCTGGACGGCATCCTCGCCAAGGCCATTACCGGCATCAACGCCATGCCGCCGAAAGGCACCTGCGCCGACTGCTCGGATGACGACCTGATGGGCGCCATCAAGAAGATGTCCGGCCTGTAA